AAACTATGATATGGCCTGGTCACGACTATGGCGATACTCCCAGCTCATCTCTTGGTCACGAACGAGAAACCAATCCTTACATCACGGATTTTATAGATGCTGACTGAGTTGATACAGAATCTCGTTATACCATCCCCTTTTGGCCTTTTTCTGGAGGTAGTGTTTACAGAACAAGCTGTTATGCAAGTTAAATGGCTCAAGGAAGTGGGCGAACAACTCGAAACACGCAAAAAAGATCAGCTCGGAAGGCTTGCCAATCAAATCATCCGGGAATTCTCCGAATATTGGGAAGGTCGCCGCAAAATCTTTTCTATTCCCTACATCTTTAGCATCGGAACGCCTTTTCAGCACCGGGTCTGGCAACAGATTGCATCCATCCCCTACGGATCAACTATATCCTACGGCAGGCTGTCGCTACTGATAAAAGGAACCTCCCTAGCTTCCAGAGCTGTAGGGCAGGCTTGTGCAAAAAACCCTCTTCCCCTCATTATTCCATGCCACAGGGTGGTTAAAAGCGATGGCTCGCCAGGCTACTACTTGGCTCCAGATGGGGCTTTACTAAAGGCAAAGCTCATTGCTTTTGAAAAAGAAAATAAATAGGCAGGGGCTTGTTATATCTAAAATTCCCCTGCCGCTTTTTTTAATTTACACTATCTTTTTTGCTTTATACTCGTCCAAAAGAGTTCTTCCGATACCAAGATACTTCTTATAGATGAACTCATTATCAGCCCCTACAGGACGACATAACCACTTAATTCTTCCCGGTGTCAGAGTCATTCCATTAAAGGACGAATTTTGCACAAGTAGCTTTCCATAATAAGGATCATCAATCGTGATAAAAGCCATTCTTTCTTTCCAGTGTTCTCGCTGTAGAACATCCGTTGGGTTCTCTAACCTTCCAACCACCACAGTTCCCTTTTTATCTGGTTTTCTAGAATATTGGGTTACGATTTCAAGAAGCTCGTCAGCAGTGTATTTGGTGGTAAATTTTTCTATTTCATGCTGAATCTTAGGCTGATTTTCCGGTGTAAGACGCTCTTTAATGGTCGGGAACATCTCTCTAAGATCTGGGCGCTCCATAATCTCGCACAGTGCCGTCCAGTTAGGATCCGTAAAACCGGATATAAAGGTATATCCATCTTTGCATTTAACATAAGTGTAAGGGAATACGGCATAGTCGTAGTTTCCGGCTCTTATCATTTCATTTCCTGACATGTGGAAATACGGGAGGAGATAATTTGAGATGGAAAGCAGACCTTCAGGAGGAGAACAATCTATAAATTGTCCTTTACCGGTTTTTCGCTTATAAAACATAGCCAAGCCAATTCCATAAGCCGCCCAGGCGCCTCCAACATACCATCCCATCCAGTTCCCGTGTTTAAGAGGTCTTTTATATTCTTGGGGGACTTCAGGATCTAATTCTGGTTCACCCATGATCGACATAATGACGCCTCTAGCTTGAGCAATGATGTCATAATCTGGCTGGTTACCAAATTTGACCGTATCATCTCCGAAATGCCCATAGCTGTGAAGTGCGCAGTAGATAAGACCGGGATTTTCGGCAGAAAGATCTTTATATCCAAGCCCTTTCGATGCGAGATAGCCCGGCTTAAAAGTTTCAATCAAAACATCAGCCTTTTTAACAAGACGGCGAAAGAGTTGGCGACCTTCTTCCGTCTCAAGGTTGCAAGTAATGTGGTATTTATTGCGTCCACCTTCCACTAAGTAAGGAAGTCCCGTGTCTTTTATCATCATCCCAAAAGGAGACATTTTTCTGGCAATGTCTCCCTCAGGAGGCTCTATTCTAATTACTTCCGCTCCCATTTCGGCAAGAATAGATGAAGCGAAAAGACCGGCAAAACTCCCATAAGACGCATCAATCACCAGCATATCGTCGAGAGCTTCCGGCTTTTTAGGAACATCCTCCGGTTTTGTTTCTTTCCATGCCCACAGTGCATATTCTCGGTTCACAGCAAGCCCGATAACCTTTTTTTCCAACTCTGATTCCTGATCTAAATCTTCACCTTCAAAGGAAATCGTTCCTTCCTTTTTCAATTCTTCCGCCATGATACCGCCTCCTTGCTAAAAATATCCCATAAATTCAACATGTCTTTACCAGCATTAGTAAGCCAGCTTAAGTCCTCTTTTACCGTCCCAATCCGGTGGTGGACACACTGATGGAACAGCAGGATTCCACCTGAAAATAACCCCTTCGGCTTCGAGTTGCTCTACTTCCTTGGCAGAAAGTCCACACAGGGTGGCGAGCACATAGTAGTTGTCAAACCCGAGAGGACGCTGAGCCCATTTCAGGCGGCTGGGAGTTTCGCTCATTCTGGGTGGGTAGCAAGGTTCTACCATGGGGCCGTAAAGGGCATCGTCAAACTCCTGTATAGCACCACGTTTCCTGTAGTGAGGGCTATAATAGGCTTCTCGAGTTGTAATTACGTGTGATGCGGCAAAACCATACTGCTGACCAAGGGCTTCCACTTCAGCAACCTTCTTTGTTCTGGTCCATTCGTCAATAGCTTTGAGAATTACGGCAGCATTTTCTTCTTTCAGTCTGGTTACAGGATCTGCATACTGCTGGAACAGATCCATGCGGTTCATAGCTGTGCAAAGCCCTTTAAATTCTTCTTCGGTGAATGCAGCCAGAGCCACCCAACCGTCCTGACAGTCGAAAAGATCAGAGGGGCATATAGCCAGATCACGGTTTCCAGACCTGGGTCTATCTTGACCGGTCAGATATGTGTAAAGCCATGTCCAGTCAAGAAGCCGTATAACGTTTCCTGCCTGCATATAATCAATGAACTGCCCTTTTCCTGTGCGTTCACGGTAGTTCAAAGCCATAATAATTGCTACAGCACACATAAGAGCTGTCGCCCAGTCGGCGATCCAGACGCCGGATTTAATAGGACCTCTCTCTTTGAATCCAGTAATGGAAGAAAGTCCTCCCATGCTTTGAGCCACAGCATCATAGGAAGTTCTTCCAGTCCAGGGTCCCCAGCTACCGTATCCAGAAACATGGAGCTGAATAATTCCTGGATTAATCTTACTAAGTTCGGGATAGCTCAGCCCCCATGCAGCCATTCGACCTGGGGTCAAGTTATCAGCCACAACGTCAGCTTTTTTAACCATTTCGAGGAAAAGTTCTTTAGCTTTGGGATTTCCTAAATGCATCCCCACCCAGTATTTGTTGTGGTTTTGTTCTTCCATTCCAGGAGACATATTCTTCCAGAAGTAGGCATAGGGAGTTACAAAACGCATCTGATCTCCCTTCTGCCCTTCAAACTTGATGACCTCTGCACCAAACTCAGCAAGGTAATCCATAGCAGCCGGACCAAGAACAACGTAACAGACTTCAAGTACTCTGACCCCCTTAAGGGGTTCAGGCTTGTCAAAAAGTCGCCCACTGTTAACAAGTTTCTCCATCTCTTTTGCATACTTCTCAAGATGCTCCATAGGAACCCTCCGGTATAAATGTTAAAAGATTCACGGAAATATTTGTTAAAACAAAGCCCCTTGAAAAAAATCAAACCTGTCGGGAATCCCAAACAAACAAAAATTCCACTAATGCCTTAAAACTTAAAAATGGAAATGCTTGATTGTCACGGAACGCATTGAAGAAAAAAAACACCTGAAGCGATTAGCTCACTACTACCTCAGACGCAACTCGAAAGGAGGAATCATCACAGCGGTTAACTGCACCACCTCTTTATGAAAGCCAACCATTCTGAATAGGAAAGGAAATCACAACGATACCTTCTATCAGCAAGTTTGACATACGTCAAGAAAATTTTGTTATTTCAAACAAACGATTTATAAAGAAGTACGAACGGATCTCAGTTTATCCCTTCCAAGCATAAATATTTCCAAAAAGCTTTTAACATCCTTTAAGTAGGGGCTCTACAGCGTTAAGGCTACTTTCAAAATCCCTCTGCCAGCTTCCTTTTTTATGAGGATGTGAAACGATCTGGCGTAGTATTTCAAGGAAGGTTCTTCTTGGAATTTCTTCAGCTCCCATACGTATAAGATGATCAGTGGTCACCTGACAATCTATGATCTTAAAACCCCAGAGTTGAAGAGTTTTAGCGAGAAAAACCAGAGCAATCTTGGACGCATCAGCCATACGAGAAAACATGGATTCACCAAAGAAGGCAAGTCCAAGGGAAACGCCATAAAGTCCTCCAACCAATTCGTCTCCATACCAGGTTTCCACAGAGTGAGCGTATCCGAGGTTATGAAGCTTTTCGTAAGCCTCCACCATTTCAGGTGTAATCCAGGTGCCTATCCCCTTTTGTAAGCGAGTTTCTGCACAGGATCTGACGACCTGTGAAAAAGCCTCATCCATTGATACTCGAAAAACGCCTTTTTTTATTACTCGCTTTAAGCTTTTGGATATTTTGATCTTTTCCGGAAATATCACAAGTCTAGGATCGGGTGACCACCACAGGATAGGTTCTCCCTTGCTATACCAGGGAAAGATTCCCCAGGAGTAAGCCAAAATAAGACGCCGAGGCGAAAGATCTCCTCCTAACGCAAGAAGCCCATCAGGATCAGCATAGTCAGGGTGTGGAAAAACCAGGTCCCTACCAAGCCTGAAAACAGTCATGCCGTTCCTTACCTGGGTATGAATCTAAAGGCAAAGTTTTCAGTTCGATGCACTACACCATTGTTGTCTTCACCAGGAGATTCATCAATAAGAGTCACAATTACATGTCCACCATCTTTTATATCGCCAAACAGAAGTTCTTCCGATAGCG
The sequence above is drawn from the Thermodesulforhabdaceae bacterium genome and encodes:
- a CDS encoding methylated-DNA--[protein]-cysteine S-methyltransferase encodes the protein MFTEQAVMQVKWLKEVGEQLETRKKDQLGRLANQIIREFSEYWEGRRKIFSIPYIFSIGTPFQHRVWQQIASIPYGSTISYGRLSLLIKGTSLASRAVGQACAKNPLPLIIPCHRVVKSDGSPGYYLAPDGALLKAKLIAFEKENK
- a CDS encoding CoA transferase → MEHLEKYAKEMEKLVNSGRLFDKPEPLKGVRVLEVCYVVLGPAAMDYLAEFGAEVIKFEGQKGDQMRFVTPYAYFWKNMSPGMEEQNHNKYWVGMHLGNPKAKELFLEMVKKADVVADNLTPGRMAAWGLSYPELSKINPGIIQLHVSGYGSWGPWTGRTSYDAVAQSMGGLSSITGFKERGPIKSGVWIADWATALMCAVAIIMALNYRERTGKGQFIDYMQAGNVIRLLDWTWLYTYLTGQDRPRSGNRDLAICPSDLFDCQDGWVALAAFTEEEFKGLCTAMNRMDLFQQYADPVTRLKEENAAVILKAIDEWTRTKKVAEVEALGQQYGFAASHVITTREAYYSPHYRKRGAIQEFDDALYGPMVEPCYPPRMSETPSRLKWAQRPLGFDNYYVLATLCGLSAKEVEQLEAEGVIFRWNPAVPSVCPPPDWDGKRGLKLAY
- the aat gene encoding leucyl/phenylalanyl-tRNA--protein transferase, which encodes MTVFRLGRDLVFPHPDYADPDGLLALGGDLSPRRLILAYSWGIFPWYSKGEPILWWSPDPRLVIFPEKIKISKSLKRVIKKGVFRVSMDEAFSQVVRSCAETRLQKGIGTWITPEMVEAYEKLHNLGYAHSVETWYGDELVGGLYGVSLGLAFFGESMFSRMADASKIALVFLAKTLQLWGFKIIDCQVTTDHLIRMGAEEIPRRTFLEILRQIVSHPHKKGSWQRDFESSLNAVEPLLKGC
- a CDS encoding CoA transferase — encoded protein: MAEELKKEGTISFEGEDLDQESELEKKVIGLAVNREYALWAWKETKPEDVPKKPEALDDMLVIDASYGSFAGLFASSILAEMGAEVIRIEPPEGDIARKMSPFGMMIKDTGLPYLVEGGRNKYHITCNLETEEGRQLFRRLVKKADVLIETFKPGYLASKGLGYKDLSAENPGLIYCALHSYGHFGDDTVKFGNQPDYDIIAQARGVIMSIMGEPELDPEVPQEYKRPLKHGNWMGWYVGGAWAAYGIGLAMFYKRKTGKGQFIDCSPPEGLLSISNYLLPYFHMSGNEMIRAGNYDYAVFPYTYVKCKDGYTFISGFTDPNWTALCEIMERPDLREMFPTIKERLTPENQPKIQHEIEKFTTKYTADELLEIVTQYSRKPDKKGTVVVGRLENPTDVLQREHWKERMAFITIDDPYYGKLLVQNSSFNGMTLTPGRIKWLCRPVGADNEFIYKKYLGIGRTLLDEYKAKKIV